A stretch of DNA from Cellulomonas fengjieae:
GACCTGCTGGCACCGCTCGGCACGTTCGCGGCGGCGATCTACGTCGGCCTGGGCCTCGTGCTGTTCGTCGTCTACCCGGTCATCCTGCGCACCAACGGGCTCGGCGTCATGAGGTTCTTCCGCGGGGCGTGGCCCGCGATCGAGCTCGCGTTCGTGTCGCGGTCGTCGGTCGGCACCCTGCCCGTGACCCAGCGCGTGGTCGAGCGCAACCTCGGCGTGCCTCGGTCGTACGCGTCGTTCGCGGTCCCGCTCGCCGCGACGACCAAGATGGACGGCTGCGCCTCGATCTACCCGGCGATCTCCGCGATCTTCATCGCCCAGCTGTTCGGCATCGACCTGTCGCTGACGGACTACCTGCTCATCGCGTTCGTCTCCGTGGTCGGATCGGCCGCGACGGCCGGTCTGACCGGGGCCGTCGTGATGCTCACGCTCACCCTGTCGACTCTCGGGCTGCCTCTCGCGGGGGTCGGGCTGCTGCTCGCGATCGACCCGATCCTGGACATGGGCCGCACGGCCGTGAACGTCGCCGGGCAGGCACTCGTGCCGACGATCGTGGCGAAGCGGGAGGGGATCATCGACCTCGACCAGTACGCGTCGGCGTCGGCCGACGACCTGTTCCGCGACGACGTCGAGGAGCGCCCGGTCGTGCAGCCGTCGCCTGCGCCGGTGTCCTGAGGGCTCTCACGCGTCGGGCAGCAGCGGCACCGTGATCCCCTCGCCGCGGCGCAGCAGGCTGGCGCGCACCATGGCCTGCGTGCCGAACCGCACCGCGACCGCGTCGACGGCCTGGTCGAGCCCGGTCCGGTCCGGGTGCTCGAGCGGCAGGGCCAGCTGGACGAACTCGTCGGACCCCAGCCCGCTCAGCGCGACGCCGACGAGCGTGATGCCGCGCTCCCGGATGAGCGGTCCGGCGGCCTCCAGCAGGCCGAGCGCCGCCGCGGAGATGTCCTCGGAGGAGTCGGTGGCGCAGGGGAGCGAGCGGGACCGCGTCGCCTTGGTGTAGTCCTCGAACCGCAGCCGCAGCACCACCGTCCGCGCGATCCGGTCGGCCTTGCGCATGCGCCGGCACACCCGGTCGACGAGCCCGAGCAGGGCCGCGCGGACGTGCTCCGGAGCGTGCGGGCCATGCCCGAGCGCGCGCTGCGCACCGATGGAGCCCCGCGATCCGCCGACGACCACCTTCGCCGGCGTCTGCCCGTGCACCACCGCGTACAGGTGCCGGCCACCGGCAGGGCCGAGCACGCTCGTGAGCACCGAGCGAGGCAGCTCGGCGACGTCCCCGGCGGTCTGCAGCCCGTAGGCGTGCAGCTTGGCCGCCGTCACTGCGCCGACGCCCCACAGCATCTCGACCGGCAGCGGGTGGAGGAACGACTCCTCGTCGGCCGGCAGGACGAGGAGCAGGCCGTCCGGCTTGGCCACCCGCGACGCGACCTTGGCCAGGAACGGCGTGCGGGCGACGCCGACGGTGATCGGCAGGCCGACGGTGTCCCGGACCCGGGCGCGCAGCCGTGCCGCGATGTCGACCGGTGGCACGTCGATCCGGTGCAGGCCGCCGACGTCCAGGAACGCCTCGTCGATCGACACGCCCTGCACCAGGGGAGTGGTCTGGTGGAAGATCTCGAACACGGCCCTGCTCGCCTCGACGTAGGCGTCGAACCGCGGTCGGACGATGACCAGGCCCGGGCACAGGGCGCGCGCCTGCCGGCCGCCCATCGGCGTGGTGACACCGCGCCGCTTGGCCTCGTACGACGCGGCGAGGATCACCCCGCCGCCGCCGACCGCGACCGGGCGGTTGCGCAGCCGGGGGTCGTCGCGCTGCTCGACGGAGGCGTAGAAGGCGTCGAGGTCGGCATGCAGGATCGTGGAGCGCACGAACACATGTTCGAACGTACGTCTGACACTAGGGTCGTGTCATGCACCGGATCATGCTGCGGGAGGTCATCATCGACGCCCCTTCCGCCGACATCGACGCGGTCACCAGCTTCTGGGCCGCCGCGCTCGCGGCGACGCCCCACCCGGTCCCGGGCGAGCCGTACGTGGCGCTGCGCGGCGCCGCCTCGTTGCCGCAGGTCGCCACGCAGGACATCGGCGACGACCCCGTGCCGCGGTTCCACCTGGACATCGAGACGGACGACCTCGAGGCAGAGATCGCCCGCCTCGAAGGGCTCGGGGCCACCGTGCGCGCACGCTTCGGCACCTACGCCGTGCTGACCGACCCCGTCGGGCTGCTGTTCTGCCTGCTTCCGCCGGAGTCGGAGGAGTTCGCGCTGCGGTCCGCGACCGTCGGGGGCTGAGCCGGCCGCCGCGCTCAGTCGAAGAACGGAGGCAGGTCCGTCGAGTCGTCGGTGCGCTCGACCGTCACGGTCTCGCGCTGCTTCTCGGGCGCGCTCTGCACGGACGTTCGCCACCAGGGTGCGTTCATGGTCACGATCCTCACCCCGGCAGCGGAGCCCGATCCGGGACGTAGGGCCCGGTCACTCCCAGACGAAGGCCGGACGCAGCTCCGCCACGCTGCCAGGCCCCGCGAACTGTGTCGCGATCTGCTCGGCCCGCTCGCGCGTGGCGCAGTCGATCAGGAAGAACCCCGCCACGTGCTCCTGCGTCTCGGCGAAAGGGCCCTCGCTGGCCAGCGACTCCCCGGATCGCCACCGGTACACGGTGGCCGATGCCGGGTCCGCGAGTGCCTCGCCGGTGACCAGCTCGCCGCTCGCGGACAGCTCAGCGAGCAGCCCGTCGAAGGCGCGATCCGCCGCGTCCAGCTCCGCGGTCGGCACCGCGCGTCCCTCGTCGGTGAACCGGTCGGTGGGGTGTCCCCACGGCTTGGGGTTGGAGTGGATGAGGATGACGTACTTCACGGGGGCCTCCTACGGCTCTGGTGCGGTCGGGGGATGACGTGCGGGCCCGGGGGTTCTCGACACGTCCTCGTCGAGCCCGTCGTGCAGGTCGGCGCACTCGACCTCGACGACCCCGTGCGCGACCAGGTAGTCGCGCGCGCCGCGGTCTGCGGTGAGAGCGTCGGCCAGCGGCGTCCAGTGGTCGGCGCCGATGAGCACCGGGTGTCCGGGCCGCCCGCCGTAGACCGCCTGGCGGAGGGTCTGCCGGTCCCACGCGCTCGTGAGCCGCTCGACCACGGTGACGGGCGTGCCGGGCAGGTCCACGAGGGTCACCACGACGGCGTCGCCCGTGGCACGGGCCAGCCCGGTGCGCAGCGACTCGCCCAGACCGTCGGCCCAGCGGTCCGCGACGACCGCGGTCACGCGCTCGTCGTCGGGCACGAGGGGGCGGGCCTCGTCGGCCCCGGCACCCAGCACGACGACGACGTGTGCGCAGCCGCCGTCGAGCAGCAGGTCCACCGCGTCGGCCAACCACGTGGACACCAGCGCCTTGGGTCCACCGTGCCGCGTGCCCGCGCCGGCCGCGAGCACGAGCCCGCTCAGGCTTGCGCGACGTGGAGGCACGTCCCGTACGGTGCCAGTGCGCGAGTGCCGAGCGCTACAGGAGGCGGTCAGATGATCGACGACGGACCCGAGACGCGGTCGTTGCTGACGACCGCCCTGCACGTCAGGCGGTGGGTCGACGAGGTCGCCTCCGGTTGTCCGTACCCGTCGCTCGACGCCCTCGTCGGCGTCGCGGACCTCGCCGCCCGCCCGCTGAGCACCGCCGAGGTCGACGAGGCCCTCTCCGCCCATCCCCGCATCGGCGCGACCACCACGGGTCTCAGCACCGCCGAGCAGTCGGCGTCGGCGACCGACGACCCCGCGCTCGTGGCGGCGATGGACGCAGGGAACCGGGCGTACGAGGAGCGGTTCGGGCGCATCTTCCTCATCCGCGCGGCCGGTCGCAGCCGGACGGAGATCCTCGACGAGCTCCACCGCCGGCTGGGGCTCTCGGACGACGACGAGTCGGCCGAGGTCGCCGACCAGCTGCGCCAGATCGCGCTGCTGCGCCTCCGGACGCTGTTCGCGTCATGAGCCAGCTGACGACGCACGTCCTCGACACGGCCCTCGGCCGGCCCGCCGCCGGTGTCCCGGTGTCGCTGCTCGGGTGGGCGTCGGGACGCTGGGACGAGCTGGGGTCCGCGGTGACCGACGGCGACGGCCGCGCGCGCTCGCTCGGGCCGGACCGTGTGCCCCCCGGGCGGTACCGCCTCGTGTTCGACACCGCCGCGTACTTCGCCGCGACCGACCAGGTGGGGTTCCACCCCGAGGTCGTCGTGGTGTTCGAGGTCGTGGACGATGCGCACTACCACGTGCCGTTGCTGCTGAGCCCGTTCGCGTACTCGACGTACCGCGGGAGCTGACGGCGGGGCGCCACGGGGCGCGCTCAGTACTCGATCCGCGTGGGGCGGGCCAGCCACGCGTCCATCGGGTCGGACGCGCTGGGCACCCGGTGGCCGACGACGGGCATGGCCCGCGTGCCCGGGCTGGCCCCGAACTGGTCCCAGAACACGCTGTCGTCGAAACCCGCGCGCGCGGCGTCCTCGCGGTCGGCGGCGAACAGCACCCGGTCGACCCTCGCCCACAGGCAGGCGGCGAGGCACAGCGGGCACGGCTCGCACGACGTGTAGAGCGTGCAGCCCGCGAGCGAGAAGCTCCCGATCGCCTGGCACGCCGCGCGGATCGCGAGGACCTCGGCGTGCGCGGTCGGGTCGTTGTCGCGCGTGACCCGGTTCTGACCCGTGCCGATCACCACGCCCGCGCGGACCACGAGCGCCCCGAACGGCCCGCCGCCGTCGGCCACGTTGGAGGTCGCGAGCGCGACCGCCTGGGACAGCCAGGCCTCCTCGTGCGGGGTCACGGTGCGCCCACCGAACGCGTCCACGCGCTGCCCGCATCCGGCGCACCGTCACGCACGACGACCGCCTCGATGAGCCCGTAGGGGCGGTCGGCCGCGAAGAACACCTCGCCGGGGTTGTCGAGCCCGAACGGGCTGAGGTCGGCCAGGAGGTGGTGCTTGTTCGGGGCGGCGAACCGGATCTCGACGACCTCGGGGACGGCGTCGAGCACGGCCCGCCCCATCTCCCACAGCGTCTGCTGCAGGGCGAGCGAGTGCTGGGTCGCGAACGTCGACAGGAGGGTGGAGCGCACGGTGGCGTAGGTGGCGTCGAAGTCGAGCTCCGTGCCGGCGTACCGCCACTGCGCCAGCAGCGAGGTGGCCAGCACGCGGTCGGTGGTCTCGGGGAGCGTCGTGTACGCGTCCTGGAGGAACCCGCGGAACTCCGAGCCGGTCGACTTGAGCACCGTCAGGTCCCGGAGCCCGGCGACCACCCACGTCCCGTCGGCGTCGACCGTGACCGACGCCGTCCGGACCTCCTGACCGCTGCGCACCCAGGTGTGGTCGTGCTCCGCACGGTCGACGAGGACGCGGACCCAGGCGTGCTCGTCGACGTCGACCCGTGCGCCGGACACCGGCGCCACGTCGTCCACGAAGTGCCGGGCGAGCAGGGTCGCGAACCGCTCGGGCGAGGCGACCCCGTGCTCCTTGGCGTACGCGAACGCCGTGTTCTTCTGGGTGTCCGTCGGCAGCACCGCCGACTGGTCGCCGTCGAGGTAGGCGGCCGCGAAGTCGCCCCGCAGCGCCGTCGAGACGTTGAGGTCCCGGATCTCGTGGCGTGGCGTGTCCCGCACGATCCGCACGACGCGTGTCTCGGCCTTGCCGTACTGGTGCGCGCGCAGTCGGGCCGTCATGGCCGCAGTGTGCCCGGGCGATGTGACATGCAGGTTTCCTCCTGGCCGGGACGCGGCGGGGCGGATGTGCCGCACCATCGACGTTACTCACGCGGTCTAGGCTCGTCGCACCCGTCAGCCCGCGCTCGTGTCCGGGAGGTGACCGCCGTGCTCGAGCTCGCAGGCCGTCTGCTCGCCGCGCTGGCCGAGGGGCACCGCGTGGCGGTCGCCACGGTCGTGTCGATGACGGGCAGTGCCCCGAGCGTCGTCGGCACGTCGATGGCCGTCGACGACACCGGCGCCGTCACCGGGAGCGTGGCGGGCGGCTGCGTCGAGGCCAGCCTGTACGAGCTGTGCACCGCCGCGCTCGGCGGTGCGGCGCCGGTGGTCCAGGAGTACGGCGTCACGGACGAGGACGCGTTCGCCGTCGGGCTGACGTGCGGCGGGGTGCTCCGGGTGCACGTGCGCGAGCTCGGTCCGGAGGACGTCCCCGTGCTCACGGCCGCGGCGCGCGGCGACGACGCCGTGCTGGTGACCCCCCTGGACGGACCGCTGCCGGATCACGTGCCCCCCGTCGACCGGTCGGGGCTCGTGCGGGTCGACGGGGGGGTCGAGGTGTTCGTGGAGGTGGCGGGGGCGCCGTCGCGCATGGTCGTGTACGGCGGGCTCGAGTTCTCCTCCGCTCTCGCCGTGGTGGCGCGCGCCGCGGGGTTCCGCGTCACCGTGTGCGACGCCCGCCCGGTGCTGGCCACACCGCGTCGGCACCCGGCTGCGGACGAGGTCGTCGTCGACTGGCCGGTCCGGCACCTGGGGCAGCAGCGCCTGGGCGCCCGTGATGCCGTGTGCGTGATGGCCCACGACGACCGGTTCGACGCCGAGCTGGTGCTCGCGGCCCTGCGGTCGGGGGCCGGGTTCGTCGGCGCGATGGGCTCGCGCCGCACGCAGGACCGGCGCACCGCGGAGCTGCTGGGGCTCGGCGCCACCGATGCGGAGCTGGCGCGGCTGCGCGCACCGATCGGCCTCGACATCGGCGCATCGACCCCTGGCGAGACCGCGGTCTCCGTCCTCGCCGAGGTCCTCGCGGCACGCACCCACGCGAGCGGCCTGCCCCTGACGGCCCTCACCGGCCCGATCCACCACCGGGTATAACGCAACGTCCGAGCAGATGGCTGCTGGGGCGTACATCTGCTCGGACGTTGCGGGTGGGGTGGGGGCAGCGTCCGAGCGAGTGGGCGCTGGGGCAGCCGCTTGCTCGGACGCAGGAGGCGCGGTCAGGGGTTGGCGAGGCGCCAGAGGCGGTCGGCGGTCATGGGGAGCTCGTGCGGGCGGACACCGAGGGCGTCGCGGACGGCGTTGGCCAGCGCCGGGGCGACCGGGTTGTAGGGGGCCTCGCTCATCGACTTGGCGCCCAGCGGGCCGAGGTCGTCCGACGTCCGGGCGAACAGCACCTCGGTGCGGGGCAGGTCGACCATCTGCGGCACGTGGTAGCTGCGGAACGAGGCGGTGGTCACGCGACCCTCGTCGTCGAGCAGCATCTGCTCGTACAGCGCGGTGCCGACGGCCTGACCCGTGCCGCCCTCGACCTGTCCGCGGAGCTGCTCCGGGTGCAGGACGGTGCCCGCGTCGACCGCCTGCACGGACCGCAGGATGGTGACCTCACCGGTCGCGGGGTCGACGGCCACGCGGAACCCGTGCACGTTGAACGCGACCGACCGCGGGGAGCCGTCGTGCGTGCCCTGGCCGGTGATCCCCGGCGCGGTGCGCGCGATCTCGGTCAGCGGCACACCGCTCGCCGAGTCGGGGGTCAGGTCCCGGGCGTCCCAGGTGCGCGGCTCGTCGCTGGGGTGGTCGCGCAGCGCCGCGGCGGCGAGGATCTTGCCGCGCAGCTGCAGCGCGGCCCGGTGCAGGGCGAGCCCGGCGACGACGACCCCGGCGGACCCGAACGCGCCGGTGTCGTACCCGGCGACGTCCGTGTCGGACTGCCGGACGACGATCCGGTCGACCGTGGTGCCGAGCGCCTGGGCGACCAGCTGGCCGTGCACCGTGGTGGTGCCGTTGCCGAACTCGGTGGTGCCGACGCTCGCCTCATACCGGCCGTCGTCGAGCAGCCGGACCGCCGCCTCCGCGTAGTGCCCGCGTGGCGCGATCGTCGCGATCATGGCGACGGCCATCCCCGCACCGACGACGGTCCCGGGCGGCGCCGGCAGGTCCGCCGACCCGTCGGCCAGGGCCGCCTGCACCAGGTCCAGGCACTGGTCCATGCCGTACGAGTGCATGTCGAGGTCGCCCACCTCCTCGGGGTCGACGACCAGCAGCCGGTCGCCCGGCACGACGACGTTGCGCCGACGCAGGTCGAACGGGTCGATCCCGACGGACCGCGCGAGGTCGTCCATGGCCGACTCGATCGCGAAGATGACCTGCCCGAGGCCGTACCCGCGGAACGCCCCCGACGGGAGCGTGTGTGTGTAGACGGACTCGGCGTCGACGCGCTTGTTGGCGCACCGGTACACCGCCATGGACTCGCTCACGCCGTGGAACATGACGCCCGGCCCGTGGTTGCCGTAGGCCCCGGTGTCGGTCAGCACGTCGATCCGCATCGCGGTCAGCACGCCGTCGTCGTCGGCGCCGAGCTCGACGTCGACGCGGACAGGGTGCCGGCTGGGCACGATCGTGAACTCGTCGGCGCGCGTCATCTCGTACTGCACCGGCCGCCCGGTGCGCAGGACCGCGAGCGCGACGACGTCCTCGGTGAGCAGCTCCTGCTTGCCGCCGAAGCCGCCGCCCACCCGACCGGTCAGGACCCGGACGCGCGCGGGGTCGAGCGCGAAGATGTGCGCGATCTCGTCCCGGACCAGGTACGGCACCTGCGTGCTGGTGCGCAGGACCAGCCGACCGTCCTCGTCGAGCCAGCCGCGCGTCGCGTGGGTCTCCAGGGCGGCGTGCGAGACGCGGCTCGTGCGGTAGGTGCCGCCCACCCGGTGCGCGGACGCGGCGAGCGCCTCGGGCACCGACCCCATCTGCGCGTGCAGCTGGGCGACGACGTTGCGTCCCGGTTCCGAGATCCGCGCCTCGGGCCCCTTGTCGCCGTGCACCAGGGGAGCGCCGGGTGCGCGGGCGGCCTCCGGGTCGACGACCGCGGGGAGCACCTCGTAGTCGACCTCGATCAGGGCGAGCGCCCGCGACGCCTCCCGCAGCGACTCGGCGACCACGACGGCGACGCGCTGCCCGTGGAAGCGCAGGACGGGGTCGAGCACCCGGGTGTCGTCGGGGTCGTCGAGGCGCGACTCGTGGCGGGCCGTCGAGAAGAGCGTGGCGGGGGCGTCCTCGTGCGTCAGCACCGCGACCACGCCCGGGGCGGCCAGCGCGGCCGCGGTGTCGATCCGCAGGACGCGCGCGTGGGCGTGCGGGCTGCCCAGCACCGCGAGGTGGGTGAGGTCGGTGGCGCGGACGTCCAGCGTGAACGGCTCGCGGCCCGTGACGATCCGGCGCGCGGCGGGGGAGCGCACGGAGCGGCCGGCGTCGTGGCCCGCCAGGGGTTCGACGGTGTTGCAGCGGCGGGCGACCGCGTCGCAGATGGACCGGTAGCCGGTGCAGCGGCAGAGGTTGCCCTTGAGCAGCCGCGCGGTCTCCTCGGCGTCGCCGTCGGTGAGCCCGAGTCCGGCGACCGTCGTGACCAGCCCCGCGGTGCAGAACCCGCACTGGAACGCGGCGGCGTCGACGAACGCCTGCCCCACCTCCGGGTCGAGCCCGGCCACGGTGGTCACCGCGCGCCCGTCCGCCCGGTACGCGGGGACCAGGCACGAGTGGGTGGGCCGGCCGTCGAGCAGGACCGTGCAGGCGCCGCAGTCGCCCGAGTCGCAGCCCTTCTTCACCTCCACGTACCCGTGCTCGCGCAGCAGCGTCCGCAGCACCTGGCCGGGCGCGGGCTCGGCCTGCACGGGCGAGCCGTTCACCTCGAACCTCATGCCAGCTCCTCCCTGACCTGCTCGGCCAGCCGCACCGTCATGGCGCGCCGCCAGGCGGGGGCACCGTGCGGGTCGTCGTACCAGTCGTCGACGGCCTCGATCCCGGCGCGCAGCTCCGCCGCCGAGGGCGGCGCGAGGAAGGCGAGGCGATGCGGTCGCGTGACGCCGGCCGTGAGGGTCACGACGAGCCCGCCCGCCGGATCCCGGCGGCCCACCACGATCGCGCCGGAACGGCCGTGCCGGCTCAGGGCGGCGCGCCGGAACGCGGCGGGCTGCGCCAGCACCTCGCGGTCGACCGCCACGGAACGCAGCACCTCGCCGGTCCGGAGCGAGGTGATCCGCACGCCGGTGACCAGGTCGGCCACGGCGACCCGGCGCTCGCCGCCGTCGGGAGTCCACACGACCGCCGTCGCGTCCAGGGCGACCGCGAGCGTGATGAGCGCGCCGGCGGGCAGCGCCAGGCAGATGTTCCCGCCGACCGTGGCCCAGTCCCAGATCTTCTCGGACGCCACCAGCGACCGCGCGCACCGCTGGACCAGGTGCTGCGAGTGCCAGCCGGGCACCGGCGGCAGGTCGGCGAGCGACCTGATCGTGCAGGTGGCGGCCAGCGACAGGCCGTCGGCGTTCGCTTCCACCGCGGGCCAGCCCAGGGTGGTGAGGTCGACGAGCTCCTCGAGGTCGGGCTGGGGCTCGGAGAACAACCACGTGCCCCCCGCCAGCGGCGCGCTGCGGGGGCCGAGCGCGAGCTCGGTCCGGTCGTGTGCCGCACGGATGCGGTCCAGCGAGGTCAGGTCCATGGTCCGCCGAGTGAACCGTACCCACGTGTCGGGCATGTGACGAGGAGCGGCTGTCGGAGCGGGGCCCTAGCGTCTGACCATGAGCATCCGACACCTGCGCCAACCGACCGTCGACTGCGCCGAGCCACGCGAGCTCGCGGAGTTCTACCGGCAGCTGCTGGGCTGGGAGTTTGCACCCGGCCACGAGACCCCGGACCCCGAGGGGGACGAGTACCTCCTGATCGTCGACCCGGAGCGCTCGGCGCGCATCGGGTTCCAGCGCTCGGACGCCGTGGTCACGCCGTGGCCGGGCGGTGCGCGGGTGCACCTGGACCTCGACGTCGCAGACCTGGACGTCGGCCACCAGGACGCCCTGCGCCTGGGTGCCCGGGTGCTGACCGGCACGCCGGAGGAGGAGGGGCACGCGGACGACCCGTTCCGCGTGTACGAGGACCCGTCGGGGCACCCGTTCTGCCTGTGCCTCGGCGACGGCTGAGCGCGCACGCTCAGGCAGCCGGCCGGAACTCCGTCAGCTCCTCGCGACCCGCCTCGATGACGAGGTAGCTGCTCTCCGGCACCTCGTGCCACGCGCCCTTCAGGTCGCCGAGCGGCTCCGAGACCACCACGCGCGTCGAGTCCGCGAGGTTGTGCAGGACCGGGTTCTCCGGGTACTGCGCCTTGAGCACGGCCACGTCGGTGTTCCGGAACAGCGACCGGCTCTGCCCCTCGGTCGAGTACCGGAAGGCCCACACCCGCGTGCCGTCGGTGGTCGCCACGGTCATCTGCACGGGGAACGCGATGCCGTGCGCGCGCGCCACCTCCTCCACCAGGCCGACCGCGCGGGAGACCGCGGTCGGCGGGTCCTGCTGCAACCCGAACGTGAGGGCCAGGTAGAAGAGCACCTCCGAGTCCGTCGACCCCTCGATGTACGGGTAGAGCTCCGGGTCGACGGCCAGCACGAGGTCGCGCTTCATCGCCGCGAAGCCGGCGAGCAGACCGTTGTGCATCCAGAGCCAGCGCCCGTGCCGGAACGGGTGGCAGTTGGTCTGCTGCACGGCGGAGCCGCTGGTCGCACGAATGTGCGCAAGCATCAGGGGGGTGCGGATGTGGGTGGCGAGCTCGCGCAGGTTGCGGTCGCTCCAGGCCGGCTCGATGCTGCGGAACAGTCCCGGGTTCGGGTCGTGCTCGTCGTACCAGCCGACGCCGACCCCGTCGCCGTTGGTCGCCTCCGCACCCAGCCGGCTGTGCAGGCTCTGCACGACGAGCGAGTTGGTGGGCTTGTAGAGCAGGTCGTCGATGAGGATCGGTGATCCGGTGTATGCGAGCCAGCGACACATGTCGGCCTCCTTGCCGGGTGGCTGTCCCTCTAGGACACCACCTGGCGCGACGTGTCACCAGGGCGGCGTCGGCAGCCCTTCGTCGTAGGTGCCGCCCGGGCCGCAGCCGCCGACGTACTCGCTGGGCATGTTCGGGTACACCTCGACCCAGTACCGACGGGCCAGCGCCTGCGCCTCGACCGGTGAGGCGCCGAGCTCGGTGGCCATCGCCGCGTCGCGCTGCATCGCGGCGCACTCGGCCTGGGCCTCGTTGACGATCCCCTCCATGTGCATGG
This window harbors:
- the dinB gene encoding DNA polymerase IV — protein: MRSTILHADLDAFYASVEQRDDPRLRNRPVAVGGGGVILAASYEAKRRGVTTPMGGRQARALCPGLVIVRPRFDAYVEASRAVFEIFHQTTPLVQGVSIDEAFLDVGGLHRIDVPPVDIAARLRARVRDTVGLPITVGVARTPFLAKVASRVAKPDGLLLVLPADEESFLHPLPVEMLWGVGAVTAAKLHAYGLQTAGDVAELPRSVLTSVLGPAGGRHLYAVVHGQTPAKVVVGGSRGSIGAQRALGHGPHAPEHVRAALLGLVDRVCRRMRKADRIARTVVLRLRFEDYTKATRSRSLPCATDSSEDISAAALGLLEAAGPLIRERGITLVGVALSGLGSDEFVQLALPLEHPDRTGLDQAVDAVAVRFGTQAMVRASLLRRGEGITVPLLPDA
- a CDS encoding VOC family protein, which encodes MHRIMLREVIIDAPSADIDAVTSFWAAALAATPHPVPGEPYVALRGAASLPQVATQDIGDDPVPRFHLDIETDDLEAEIARLEGLGATVRARFGTYAVLTDPVGLLFCLLPPESEEFALRSATVGG
- a CDS encoding YciI family protein, which gives rise to MKYVILIHSNPKPWGHPTDRFTDEGRAVPTAELDAADRAFDGLLAELSASGELVTGEALADPASATVYRWRSGESLASEGPFAETQEHVAGFFLIDCATRERAEQIATQFAGPGSVAELRPAFVWE
- a CDS encoding nucleotidyltransferase family protein, with the protein product MPPRRASLSGLVLAAGAGTRHGGPKALVSTWLADAVDLLLDGGCAHVVVVLGAGADEARPLVPDDERVTAVVADRWADGLGESLRTGLARATGDAVVVTLVDLPGTPVTVVERLTSAWDRQTLRQAVYGGRPGHPVLIGADHWTPLADALTADRGARDYLVAHGVVEVECADLHDGLDEDVSRTPGPARHPPTAPEP
- a CDS encoding 2-oxo-4-hydroxy-4-carboxy-5-ureidoimidazoline decarboxylase, yielding MIDDGPETRSLLTTALHVRRWVDEVASGCPYPSLDALVGVADLAARPLSTAEVDEALSAHPRIGATTTGLSTAEQSASATDDPALVAAMDAGNRAYEERFGRIFLIRAAGRSRTEILDELHRRLGLSDDDESAEVADQLRQIALLRLRTLFAS
- the uraH gene encoding hydroxyisourate hydrolase yields the protein MSQLTTHVLDTALGRPAAGVPVSLLGWASGRWDELGSAVTDGDGRARSLGPDRVPPGRYRLVFDTAAYFAATDQVGFHPEVVVVFEVVDDAHYHVPLLLSPFAYSTYRGS
- a CDS encoding nucleoside deaminase, with translation MTPHEEAWLSQAVALATSNVADGGGPFGALVVRAGVVIGTGQNRVTRDNDPTAHAEVLAIRAACQAIGSFSLAGCTLYTSCEPCPLCLAACLWARVDRVLFAADREDAARAGFDDSVFWDQFGASPGTRAMPVVGHRVPSASDPMDAWLARPTRIEY
- the pucL gene encoding factor-independent urate hydroxylase; translation: MTARLRAHQYGKAETRVVRIVRDTPRHEIRDLNVSTALRGDFAAAYLDGDQSAVLPTDTQKNTAFAYAKEHGVASPERFATLLARHFVDDVAPVSGARVDVDEHAWVRVLVDRAEHDHTWVRSGQEVRTASVTVDADGTWVVAGLRDLTVLKSTGSEFRGFLQDAYTTLPETTDRVLATSLLAQWRYAGTELDFDATYATVRSTLLSTFATQHSLALQQTLWEMGRAVLDAVPEVVEIRFAAPNKHHLLADLSPFGLDNPGEVFFAADRPYGLIEAVVVRDGAPDAGSAWTRSVGAP
- a CDS encoding XdhC family protein; the protein is MLELAGRLLAALAEGHRVAVATVVSMTGSAPSVVGTSMAVDDTGAVTGSVAGGCVEASLYELCTAALGGAAPVVQEYGVTDEDAFAVGLTCGGVLRVHVRELGPEDVPVLTAAARGDDAVLVTPLDGPLPDHVPPVDRSGLVRVDGGVEVFVEVAGAPSRMVVYGGLEFSSALAVVARAAGFRVTVCDARPVLATPRRHPAADEVVVDWPVRHLGQQRLGARDAVCVMAHDDRFDAELVLAALRSGAGFVGAMGSRRTQDRRTAELLGLGATDAELARLRAPIGLDIGASTPGETAVSVLAEVLAARTHASGLPLTALTGPIHHRV
- a CDS encoding molybdopterin-dependent oxidoreductase; this encodes MRFEVNGSPVQAEPAPGQVLRTLLREHGYVEVKKGCDSGDCGACTVLLDGRPTHSCLVPAYRADGRAVTTVAGLDPEVGQAFVDAAAFQCGFCTAGLVTTVAGLGLTDGDAEETARLLKGNLCRCTGYRSICDAVARRCNTVEPLAGHDAGRSVRSPAARRIVTGREPFTLDVRATDLTHLAVLGSPHAHARVLRIDTAAALAAPGVVAVLTHEDAPATLFSTARHESRLDDPDDTRVLDPVLRFHGQRVAVVVAESLREASRALALIEVDYEVLPAVVDPEAARAPGAPLVHGDKGPEARISEPGRNVVAQLHAQMGSVPEALAASAHRVGGTYRTSRVSHAALETHATRGWLDEDGRLVLRTSTQVPYLVRDEIAHIFALDPARVRVLTGRVGGGFGGKQELLTEDVVALAVLRTGRPVQYEMTRADEFTIVPSRHPVRVDVELGADDDGVLTAMRIDVLTDTGAYGNHGPGVMFHGVSESMAVYRCANKRVDAESVYTHTLPSGAFRGYGLGQVIFAIESAMDDLARSVGIDPFDLRRRNVVVPGDRLLVVDPEEVGDLDMHSYGMDQCLDLVQAALADGSADLPAPPGTVVGAGMAVAMIATIAPRGHYAEAAVRLLDDGRYEASVGTTEFGNGTTTVHGQLVAQALGTTVDRIVVRQSDTDVAGYDTGAFGSAGVVVAGLALHRAALQLRGKILAAAALRDHPSDEPRTWDARDLTPDSASGVPLTEIARTAPGITGQGTHDGSPRSVAFNVHGFRVAVDPATGEVTILRSVQAVDAGTVLHPEQLRGQVEGGTGQAVGTALYEQMLLDDEGRVTTASFRSYHVPQMVDLPRTEVLFARTSDDLGPLGAKSMSEAPYNPVAPALANAVRDALGVRPHELPMTADRLWRLANP
- a CDS encoding FAD binding domain-containing protein, coding for MDLTSLDRIRAAHDRTELALGPRSAPLAGGTWLFSEPQPDLEELVDLTTLGWPAVEANADGLSLAATCTIRSLADLPPVPGWHSQHLVQRCARSLVASEKIWDWATVGGNICLALPAGALITLAVALDATAVVWTPDGGERRVAVADLVTGVRITSLRTGEVLRSVAVDREVLAQPAAFRRAALSRHGRSGAIVVGRRDPAGGLVVTLTAGVTRPHRLAFLAPPSAAELRAGIEAVDDWYDDPHGAPAWRRAMTVRLAEQVREELA
- a CDS encoding VOC family protein codes for the protein MSIRHLRQPTVDCAEPRELAEFYRQLLGWEFAPGHETPDPEGDEYLLIVDPERSARIGFQRSDAVVTPWPGGARVHLDLDVADLDVGHQDALRLGARVLTGTPEEEGHADDPFRVYEDPSGHPFCLCLGDG